TTTCCAACCGGTAATAGATCTGGTGGAGACTTCGTTTATATTTTCTCCCTCTGGCATTTGAACTTTTTCAGGGAAAATCTTCCATGTTTTAAGAAGATCTGGCCAGTCGGCCTCAATTTCAGACTCCAGCTTTCCTTCCCATTTACCGTGACCAATCTCTTTAAGGTTATCTTTTAGAGTAATTTCTATTCCGGAATGTTCGTGTAGAATTATCTGAGCTGTTTCTTTTGGTCTTGAGAGAGAACTGCTAAAAGCTTTTTGTATAAAAACATTTTTTAAAAATTCACTTGCAGCTTTGGCTTGGGCTTTACCATTTTCATTAAGGGGAATATCAATTTGCCCTTGGAACCTCCCCTGCTTATTCCAATTTGTTTCACCATGCCTGACTAAAATAAGTCTTTTTTTACTACTTTTTTTTGGAAGACCATGTTCTAAATGAGAGATATTATTAAGACATTGGATTTGAACTTGTCTATCTTCCCAATTATTAAAAACAATATTTAAAATTGAGATTGAAGTATTGTCTAGCCTAAATCTCCTAAAGCCTTTTGATGGCTCATTAATTAATTTTAATATTAAGCATCTAAGAATTGCATTATGAGCAACTATTAAAATAGTTTTATTAGAATCTGAATTGGCCTTGAACAAAGATTTTAAAAAATTTTCAGCTTGGAATAAGAGTTCTTTAATTGGTTGAAATTTAGTACCGTCTTCTTTTTTGAAGGATAGTTCTTTTGGATCCTTTTCCCAAATAGCAAGGTCATCTGGATAAAGACTTTTTATCTCATTTTTTGTTAAACCACTCCAAGGCCCGAGGTCAACTTCAAGGAGCTCATTCGTGTAGGTTGCTTGAAGTATACTTTTATGTTGATTGATTATAATTTTTGTCGTTTCTGAGGCTCTTTGCAAAGGGGAGCTATAAATTTCATCTATTGGAACAGTAGAGAGTATTTCTCCTGCAGCTTCAGCTTGGGATTGCCCTTCTGTAGTTAATATTGAAAGGTCGTTTCTTCCCTGAATACGACCCTCCTTATTAAAACTACTCAATCCATGACGGACAAAAATTAGACGCAATGTCATTAAATAAAATGTCTTCTAGATAATTATGGTATTAGCCATGGGGGCAATCTAATGTTCTTTAAGTAAAGATAGAAGTCTTTCTCCATGTCAGTCTTCACAAGTTGATTTTATGAGACAAGCCAAAACCGGATGGAAATGGGCTGTGGCTCTATTTTCATTGATTGTAACTTTTTTAATTTGGCGACAAGGTTTGCAAGAAAGCTTTGATCGCCCCTCAGTTGCTCCAAAAATTTCATTGATGCAAACTGAGATGGCAGTGTCAGCTTCATCATCCTTACCTGAAAGAATACAAGATGTGTTTTTAGGTTCAGAACCTCAAAAAAAGCTTTATCAAACTCTTAATAAGATTTCTTTAGAAGAAATTGAGGATAGAGAAAGACTATTATTAGCGGTTCTTGAAGAGTCTGAGAATGAACAGAAGATAATATTGAAGAAAGATTTTCAGGATAAAAACTTTGAAAAGATTAGAAGCTATATATTAGATAGACAAAAAGGTAAGAAATTAAATAAATTTCCTGAATTTAATGAGATTAAATTAGACCCTTTACTTTATCAAGTTTCATGCTCTAGGCTTGGATTTAATGATCAAAAGTGTATTGATCAAAAATATAATTCAATTGTAGCTGCAAGACTTTTAACTTCTCAATTATTACCATTTTTTGCTTCATTGATAGGTTGTATATTGTTGATTAAGTATGCTTTGATTTTTTTAAGAAAGAAATATAATAAATGGCCAGAAATTATTGCTCCTCCTTTATCAATAATAGATATGATTCTTCTGGTTTCGGGTGGTTTTGTTATTATTGGTGAAGTTGTTTTTCCTGCTCTAATAATACCAATAACTGATTTATTATTTGATAATTTATCCTCTCCACTAAAAGAGTCTTTAAGAGTGTTTATCGGCTACTGCTCAATGACCATAGGACCTCTATTGATTGTTCGAT
The sequence above is drawn from the Prochlorococcus marinus str. MIT 1013 genome and encodes:
- a CDS encoding histidine phosphatase family protein, with amino-acid sequence MTLRLIFVRHGLSSFNKEGRIQGRNDLSILTTEGQSQAEAAGEILSTVPIDEIYSSPLQRASETTKIIINQHKSILQATYTNELLEVDLGPWSGLTKNEIKSLYPDDLAIWEKDPKELSFKKEDGTKFQPIKELLFQAENFLKSLFKANSDSNKTILIVAHNAILRCLILKLINEPSKGFRRFRLDNTSISILNIVFNNWEDRQVQIQCLNNISHLEHGLPKKSSKKRLILVRHGETNWNKQGRFQGQIDIPLNENGKAQAKAASEFLKNVFIQKAFSSSLSRPKETAQIILHEHSGIEITLKDNLKEIGHGKWEGKLESEIEADWPDLLKTWKIFPEKVQMPEGENINEVSTRSITGWKEICKDLKNNETALVVAHDAVNKTILCHLLGLMPSKIWMIKQGNGGITVIDLSENDEQPDQITCLNITSHLGGIIDSTATGAL
- a CDS encoding CPBP family intramembrane glutamic endopeptidase — protein: MRQAKTGWKWAVALFSLIVTFLIWRQGLQESFDRPSVAPKISLMQTEMAVSASSSLPERIQDVFLGSEPQKKLYQTLNKISLEEIEDRERLLLAVLEESENEQKIILKKDFQDKNFEKIRSYILDRQKGKKLNKFPEFNEIKLDPLLYQVSCSRLGFNDQKCIDQKYNSIVAARLLTSQLLPFFASLIGCILLIKYALIFLRKKYNKWPEIIAPPLSIIDMILLVSGGFVIIGEVVFPALIIPITDLLFDNLSSPLKESLRVFIGYCSMTIGPLLIVRYQLSGLVPLEVEGGWLQWKIKPIKEGIFKSISGWLMIMPLVLLVGWLMNEIIGDQGGSNPLLELVLSSDEFIPLFLLLITTVFLAPVFEELVFRGILLPVLVSKVGRISGVLLSALIFALAHLSVGELPPLFVLGIGLGLMRLSSGRLFPCALMHSLWNGVTFISLLLVA